A region of the Planktothrix tepida PCC 9214 genome:
CTTTTAAAATCAGGTCAGGAGTGAAACTTGGGATATGGAATCTGAATATTGAGAACATAAAATATTGTTTTATTTATTAAAATACTATATTTTAGTGCTAAGTCTAGGATTAAGAATATTCTTAGAATTTTCTCACCGTTCTCTTAGTATATTTTCTTTAAGCTTGGTTAAGATTTTTTGCATCACGTACACCCAAACCTTAATTTATGGATGGAAGCCTGATTTTATTTAATATCCTCAACCCTCCAGTCTTGTTTTTCTTTTTGGGGATGTTAGCTGTTTTCTGCAAATCGGATTTAGAAATCCCTCAACCTTTGCCAAAACTATTTTCCTTGTATTTGTTATTGGCAATTGGATTTAAAGGCGGTTACGAGTTAGCAGAAAGTGGGATTAATGCTCAAATTGCCTTGACACTAATTGCTGCAATTGTCATGGCACTTTTAGTTCCTTTCTATAGCTTTTTTATTTTGCGTCTCAAACTTGATGCTTATAATGCAGCCGCCATCGCAGCAACCTATGGTTCCATTAGTGCTGTTACCTTTATTACTGCCAGTTCTTTCTTAGAAAAACTGCACATTCAATATGGCGGACACATGGTTGCAGCACTGGCTTTAATGGAATCTCCAGCCATTATTATTGGGATTGTGTTAGTGCGAGTTTTTGCTCCGTCAAAAAACGGTGAAAGTGAACCCTTCTCTTGGGGAAAAGTTCTACATGAATCCTTTTTAAATGGTTCCGTTTTTCTATTAGTCGGGAGTTTAGTTGTCGGACTATTAACGGGAGAAAAAGGCTGGGAAAAATTACAACCTTTTACTCAAGGCATTTTCTATGGTGCTTTAACCTTCTTCCTATTAGATATGGGATTAGTAGCTGCAAAGCGAATTCGAGAACTCAAGAAAACCGGATCATTTTTGATTGCCTTTTCCGTCTTTATTCCCGTTGCGAATGCAATTTTCGGTATTATTATCGGCAAACTCTTAGGATTTGGTGAAGGAAATACATTACTTTTTGCCGTGCTATCTGCCAGTGCTTCTTATATTGCTGTTCCAGCGGCGATGCGAATGACTGTTCCTGAAGCAAATCCTAGTATTTACGTTTCCATGGCTCTAGCTCTTACATTTCCCTTCAATATTATTGTGGGAATTCCTTTGTATTTAGAAATCATCAAACACATGGGAGTTTAGAGAATGCAAGCCGTGAAAAAAGTAGAAATCATCATTAGTACATTAGAAATCCAGGAAGTTTTGGAAGTCTTAGACGAAGCAAAAGTGACCGGATATACCGTGATTAAAAATGCCTCTGGAAAAGGCGATCGCGGTTTGTCTAATGATGATTTAGGCTCAGTGTTCAGTAACGCTTACATTATGACAGTTTGTACGAACGAAAAACAACTTGAGCAAATTGTTTCCAATGTTACTCCTCTACTGAAACGAGTGGGAGGCGTGTGTTTAATTAACGATGCAACTTGGATTCACCACTAGAATTTTGAATGTACTATGCAGGATATCAAAAAAGTTGAAATTATCATTGATACGTTTCATATTCAGGATGCACTGAATATTTTGGATCAGGTAAAAGTTTCTGGCTATACCGTCATTAAAGATACTTCTGGAAAAGGAGATAGAGGTATTTCCTGTTCTGATTTAGAGTGCGATTTCACCAGCAGCTATATCATGACCGTTTGCACCAATGAAAAACAACTCAATACCTTGATTGAGTTAATTAAACCTTTACTGCAAAAAGTAGGAGGGGTTTGTTTGCTCACCGATGCAAAGTGGGTGATTCATTGACTTATTTTTGAAACAGGAAAGGTTTCTCAAATCAAGTTATCAGTTATTTAATTCTCAGAGGATTAATGTATGCCAATCAAACGTATTATTAACGGTCTGAATGATTTTCAAGAAAATTATTTCAAGACACATCAAGACTTGTTTGAACGGCTATCTCACGGTCAAACTCCTGATATTTTATTTATCACTTGTTCTGACTCTCGAATTGATCCTAACCTACTGACTCAAACCGAACCCGGAGAACTATTTATTATTCGTAATGTAGGGAATATTATTCCCCCTCACGGAACATTAAATAGTAGTGAAGGTGCTGGAATTGAGTATGCAGTTCAAGCCTTGAATATCAAGGAAATTATTGTTTGTGGACATTCCCACTGTGGCAGTATGAAGGGATTGCTTCAACTCCAAAGTTTGTCTGATGAAATGCCGTTAGTCTATGATTGGTTGAAACATCACGGAGAATCCACAAGACGTTTAGTTCGAGAAAATTATCATCACTATTCTGGGGAAGATTTGTTAAATGTTGCCATCCAAAACAATGTTTTAACGCAAATTGAAAACCTAAAAACCTATCCCGTAATTCGATCTCGATTGCACGCCGGAAAACTCCGCCTTCATGCTTGGGTTTATGAAATTGAAACTGGAACAATCTTAGCCTATGATGTCAATCAAAACCAGTTTGTTCCTCTTGAACAAGAACCCTTTCCTGTTCCTGATCCTTTAGCCATGATGCACCCCAGTTAAACAGTTGAAATTAATCTCAGGTTATCCTACGATGAAAAGCATACTATCCAGATTGGGCAAAAAATCTTTCCTAACTGGTTAGGGGTAATTTGCTGAAACAATTCATTGAATGTAGAGATGTGAATTTTCACATTTCTACAAATCAGTGAATTGCTGATGTTTCTGTCCCGCTTTAACCAACACAATCCAAATGAGTAATTCTATTATCAAATTCCAGAAGGGGAGTTTAGGTGCTCGATTCTTGAATGTGTTTAAATCCAGTAACCAATGGGTTCATAAAACCCCTGAACGAGCCTTAGAACAAGCCTATCAAGCAGCTTTAGCCATAAAAGCCATCGAGGATCAGCATTTTGGAGGTCAAAAAGTTTCAGAAGATGCACCCCAATATACACCTAGCGTTTTAGAATGTTTTATTAATGATGTTGAAAAGCATTTAAACACCATTAAATTTGAACTAAGTAAATTTAAATTCACTCGTAATTTAGATAATTCTGGAGATATAGAATTTATTGAAAAATTAAAATTTATCGATGATATTGTTGATAAATATCAATATAATTCTGTTTCTTCTCATCAAACCTTGTCCTCAAATACCTATCAGTTTGAAT
Encoded here:
- a CDS encoding P-II family nitrogen regulator, which produces MQAVKKVEIIISTLEIQEVLEVLDEAKVTGYTVIKNASGKGDRGLSNDDLGSVFSNAYIMTVCTNEKQLEQIVSNVTPLLKRVGGVCLINDATWIHH
- a CDS encoding carbonic anhydrase codes for the protein MPIKRIINGLNDFQENYFKTHQDLFERLSHGQTPDILFITCSDSRIDPNLLTQTEPGELFIIRNVGNIIPPHGTLNSSEGAGIEYAVQALNIKEIIVCGHSHCGSMKGLLQLQSLSDEMPLVYDWLKHHGESTRRLVRENYHHYSGEDLLNVAIQNNVLTQIENLKTYPVIRSRLHAGKLRLHAWVYEIETGTILAYDVNQNQFVPLEQEPFPVPDPLAMMHPS
- a CDS encoding P-II family nitrogen regulator encodes the protein MQDIKKVEIIIDTFHIQDALNILDQVKVSGYTVIKDTSGKGDRGISCSDLECDFTSSYIMTVCTNEKQLNTLIELIKPLLQKVGGVCLLTDAKWVIH
- a CDS encoding sodium-dependent bicarbonate transport family permease: MDGSLILFNILNPPVLFFFLGMLAVFCKSDLEIPQPLPKLFSLYLLLAIGFKGGYELAESGINAQIALTLIAAIVMALLVPFYSFFILRLKLDAYNAAAIAATYGSISAVTFITASSFLEKLHIQYGGHMVAALALMESPAIIIGIVLVRVFAPSKNGESEPFSWGKVLHESFLNGSVFLLVGSLVVGLLTGEKGWEKLQPFTQGIFYGALTFFLLDMGLVAAKRIRELKKTGSFLIAFSVFIPVANAIFGIIIGKLLGFGEGNTLLFAVLSASASYIAVPAAMRMTVPEANPSIYVSMALALTFPFNIIVGIPLYLEIIKHMGV